The following nucleotide sequence is from Podospora bellae-mahoneyi strain CBS 112042 chromosome 1 map unlocalized CBS112042p_1, whole genome shotgun sequence.
CacgctcttttttttctacATCATTTTAATATCCTggtctcttttttttcacGAGTTTTtttatgatgatgatgcagcaAGCAAGAAAAGCATGGAGTTTTAACGCGGGGAAACTTTTGCATTTTCTTTTCAACAACAATGGCAATGGCAGGTGGGTGGGCAAATTTGACACAACCTTTATGAGAGGATTGGAAATCATATTTTAGCGGTCTTTTAaagagggatggggggtttgggaaagAAATACCAAAGAGAAAAGTTACAcgcatcttcttcgcctcaCACACATGACATGTTTGTGATATGCTCAGTCCTTTTGTTTCCCGACCAGCTCACAGAGACACAACTTGAGGACCCCCAGCCAAGACGGAGACGGGAAGGGGTTCTGAGTATGCTGGACGAAAGGAATGAATGGGAAAAAGATTGATAATCCTAATTCCgagaggtgggatgggatgggatggggatgggggaggacaAGATTCGGTATGGAGcagggggttgaaggagaggggaaaccaaaaggagggagggatttTTTCCTTGGCAAGATCTTATGCATGATGCATCTTTAGGGCGGGGATATGAGAGCGAAGGGGGGTTTACTTGTTCCTTGCTGGTCAAGAGGTGCAGTAGTGTCAGGTATGGGTGGATAGTATCAAGcttttttgttgcttttttgTGTTGTGCTCATGGTGGctgactggtggtggtgatgatggagcccaaagaggagggggggttgttgatgttgatgctggcAACATGTAAGCAATAGATATCCTCCCGAAAAGGCCGgattggttggttggttggttagttctctctctctctctctctctctttcggacaggatttcttttttctgttgaGAGAGGGTCGGATATGTCGGGGAGTTTAGGTCGTAAATCCGCCCATAGGTAAGGTACGTAGCCTTGAGATGGGGAAATGGGGGATGTGACGTGTTGTCTTCTTGGCTTCGACTCTTTCTCTCACTTCCGGTGTTTCCATTCCCCGGACATCCCGCGCAGCGCAAAAtgcggaggagaagttgTTGGAAAGGTAGCCTTATTACCCCCCCCGCCTCTAGCTGTCCCTCAAAAACAGTGGAAGCGAGCGGGTTGACAAGAGCTGGCTATGCTACTTTGGCTCGTTTAACTGAGGCACTATTACTTGATGatttcttggtgttgttttttCTGGGGTATGGGGGtatgggggttggtttgggatTCACGCCGCAGAGTACCAAGAGAGCGGCGTGGGGGTACAAAACCTGGATgatatgatgatgggggatgtGCCATCGGGGTGTTGGTGAAATGTTGCCGAATGAagagagcagcagccaagaaATCAAACGGAGTTGTCTCTCCGAAttgtcttttgtttcttaTGATCGATATGAATCTCAGGGGGGAaaaagggagagggagggtcAGAAGAAGCTCTCTGAGGTATGTAGTGTTATGCAAGCCAAGACGGCAGGTGGCAGATCGCTACATGGCACTTGGCAAACCTGAAAAGAAAGGCCGaattgtgtgtgtgtgtgtgtgtgtgtgtaaaaGAGGGGATTTTGAGAGATTGTCAAAGTTGCAATTAtatgaagaagggggagattcTCATTAACCGCCCAAAGACCCATTCTCGTCCGATTAATGCTGGTCTTGGCGAGGGGCTCGCAAGTGTCGGGTTGACTATAAGTACTGTGCAGACTGAGGGTAATGGTGTGGTGGAGCGAAGACGTGGTGAAGAAAAGGCAATAATCGCCACATATTGCTTATCTATGAGATCTGCTGTGGGGCCCATGTGAGCATGCTTCAGGTTGTGTCCCCGTCTCACGGGCTGCACTTATCCATAGGACCCCTCCGCGATGACCGTCATCTTGTGCTTGGATTGTGCCACTGTATGGTGACTGCCTGACTCGGGATGACAAGCACGTTGATCAGGGGAGGCGGCTGATATCAGGAAACCACATGATTGTTTTCTCAACTACACAAAAATATGAACAGATacccatcacaaccaccccctggGATTTCTCACCAATCTCAGATCCCTTCTTTCTCGGCGGCGCTCAGCAGATCTTGATCAACGGCACTGGCCCGTCTTGGCGAAAGCACACAACTCTTGGCAGCCCGGGAATGTCTTCTGTTTTCTCAGCGAACGCCGAAGTTTATCACGGTCTCCGACACTCAGGAGAAGGGGTCTGGGGCCTCGACCTTCTTGATCCTGAACTGAGCCGAGTCGATGCCGCATTCTTGAATCAGCCTCGGAATGTTGACCTCTGCCCAGAATTTCTTGTCGAAGCTGTCAAATCGGCGTCGGCAGCAAGTTTCGCCAGATAAGTGCTTCAAGAAGCACATCGGAGGTTTATCGTCAGACTTCTCGCCTGAGCCGACTTCGGGAGCGTGGCACTGGCACCAGAAAGAAGGGCTGTCCGACTTGCGTACTCTCATCGATGCCTTCTCCAGGTAGGGGTCCGACAAAACCACCAGCAGCGCTTTCATCACCGGGTTGCGCCTCAAAGACATCGTCGTACGCATAGCgtcttgtggtggtgcaaATAAGCCATAGTGTGGTGAAACGCAACGGACAAGGCCTTCGTTGCCCAAGGGGACTTCAACCTCGAGGCGGCGAAGCCTTCCGTTAAGTATCATATAGCCCAGCGCAGGTATCAGCTTGTTTTCCAGGTAGGCACCTCCGAACCGGTCAATACGAACAAGGACATGCCGCAAGCTCAGCCTTGGGCCTTCGACTGACCCAAGATTGCCGTCATCCTGCGTATCGGagctcctcagcagcaacctaTCGACTTTCCCTGTCTTCATGAGGACCTTCCGGATGCCATGTTGGTCGGTCTTTAGTGTTTTCGACCGTTGGCTCGCCAAGCGAAGATGAAACATATTCCTGCCGTAGTATATCCCGCTCGCAATTCTATACAATTCCGTACACGTGAGCATCATGTTTACAGGCGGGCCTGCCACGTAAGGTTCGAAAGCAGTAGGGTCATTGAGGAAATCCCGGGCAGTTTGGCCAACGCCTCGAGCGCTGATCACATGGCCGTTGGTGACGTATACGCCTCCCGGATGGAGGCATACGTGCTCAACTATCTGCTCGCGGATTTCTGGAGGTAGGTCGAAAAAGTAATGAaacttgttgttgtgtgttaTACTCGTCTGCTGTGGATTCGGTGCGCTGATATCATGGGATTCCATATTCCAAGGCAGCGTAGACTCGTCGTGTCCTAGAGAGAGCGACTAAACACCATAAATAGACTCCGGTTAAACATCAAGAGATATTGTGACAATGAAGACGATGTGTTGAGTGAGCAAGCTGAAGGTAATGATAGGAAGGAACCAGCATTTCAATGTGCGGGGGAGAACGGAAGTCCACAAAGCTTGGGGCGGGGCCGAGGTAACAGACTCCACCGCAGATTGGTTGGCGCTGGGATACTCCTGAGCCTCAACGTTGggcttcctccccatcagtGATCAGGCACCCTGAACCTTCAGAGGTAACTCATCAAACTGGAGCCAGTATTTAAAAGCACTTTCGATGTGGGCTGGAATAATCTTGATCTTGCCAGCTAAACCGGCATTCTATCCAGCAGAAAGAGGGGGGTCGGCACTCTTTAGAATAGAGTGGATTACTGCCAATGGGATAGTGTAAGTGATGGCTTGAGAAAAGGACTGATCAGCGAGTCTCTTCAGTTCCAAAGAAGCCACCAGAAGTGCCGATGAGACAGGCTTTTATAATTTACACCGTAGCGATATGTTACTTGGAATCTTACTTAAGCCACAGATCAGCCTGGCAGCACGTGAATTGTACCCGAAGCCGTTGGCTACAATTAAGGGAGCCCTCCAAGATCGAAAGATTGGATCTTAAAGATTTGGCGGATAGTTATGCATACCCTCATGACTAGACCGACTTGATGTCTTCCAAGTCTAACAGTAGGCCCTCACGCTATCTTTGAACACCTCAAAACAATCATCAGACACCTACCAAGACATAACAAAGGTTTATTTGAAATACTTCTACACAAATTCATATTCAAAATACACATGCAGATGATACTATCATGCCTCTTAGCTATCTTTCAATGCGTATCAATTATCTTCGGATGTGTGTTGAATATATTCTAATGCGTATTAAGTGATAATACAGGCATTTTAAACATCCTGTTATGTGTTCTGGGAACAGGCCAATGCCTATAGAAGATAATGGTAGGCCTGTTAAAGACAGTGGAACTCCTAtggaaaagacaagacaTATTTTTATGCAATGGTTGTGTTTGGAATATTTGAGAAGGCATATATACTGACAGCTGAGGCCTGTTTGACATCTCTGTAGGCCTCAAAAGCATCCATATAGGCCTATGATAGTTGTTCACAGGCTTCTTGATAGGAACTGGAGGCATTGTTTGTATCTGCTAAGCTGTCTTGGGGATGTAAACAGACATCTGGTCTATCATTATACGCCTGTGAGACATGACAATAGGCATAGCAAACATCAAAAGCATAGAATAAGGAAAGTTCAGTCGGGGGTAAGAGCCATTCTTCAACAATGCGAA
It contains:
- a CDS encoding uncharacterized protein (EggNog:ENOG503PIKS), giving the protein MESHDISAPNPQQTSITHNNKFHYFFDLPPEIREQIVEHVCLHPGGVYVTNGHVISARGVGQTARDFLNDPTAFEPYVAGPPVNMMLTCTELYRIASGIYYGRNMFHLRLASQRSKTLKTDQHGIRKVLMKTGKVDRLLLRSSDTQDDGNLGSVEGPRLSLRHVLVRIDRFGGAYLENKLIPALGYMILNGRLRRLEVEVPLGNEGLVRCVSPHYGLFAPPQDAMRTTMSLRRNPVMKALLVVLSDPYLEKASMRVRKSDSPSFWCQCHAPEVGSGEKSDDKPPMCFLKHLSGETCCRRRFDSFDKKFWAEVNIPRLIQECGIDSAQFRIKKVEAPDPFS